Proteins encoded by one window of Anaerosalibacter sp. Marseille-P3206:
- a CDS encoding TVP38/TMEM64 family protein yields the protein MTRKRVLKISLIIAFIMALIYLITSMNIYDKESLTEFFSTGSEDTNFSVFFTVATTILIIFFVPISWLNALGAYFFGLRGFSYIAIAGVIGATVSFFIARVFQEDAMKFVEKIYNRKKRKVSLEEVTEKIDKFGMGYVFFIRSMPFIPFSIANFVSGVTSIRYRDYLVGTILGLIPGQFITNLFFTKAVGFKENPIAAIGAAGLKAMYVIIVLLWQKKSKYRTKE from the coding sequence ATGACTAGGAAGAGAGTATTAAAAATTAGTTTAATAATAGCTTTTATAATGGCCTTAATTTATCTAATTACAAGTATGAATATATATGATAAGGAAAGTTTGACGGAGTTTTTTTCAACAGGAAGTGAGGATACTAATTTTTCTGTATTCTTCACAGTAGCTACAACTATATTAATAATTTTCTTTGTACCAATTTCATGGCTAAATGCATTGGGAGCATATTTCTTTGGGCTAAGGGGTTTTAGTTATATAGCAATTGCAGGAGTAATAGGAGCTACAGTTTCATTTTTTATAGCTAGAGTATTTCAAGAGGATGCTATGAAATTTGTTGAAAAAATATACAACAGAAAGAAAAGAAAGGTAAGTTTAGAAGAAGTGACGGAGAAAATTGATAAATTTGGTATGGGTTATGTGTTTTTCATAAGAAGTATGCCATTTATACCTTTTAGCATAGCAAATTTCGTATCTGGAGTAACTTCTATTAGGTATAGAGATTATCTAGTAGGAACTATACTAGGCCTTATTCCAGGCCAATTCATAACCAATCTTTTCTTTACAAAGGCAGTTGGTTTTAAAGAAAATCCTATAGCTGCAATAGGCGCAGCAGGTTTAAAAGCTATGTATGTAATAATAGTTTTACTATGGCAAAAGAAAAGTAAATATCGAACTAAAGAATAG
- a CDS encoding flagellar protein FlaG, whose product MQIDNVSTINSTQRYTPMIGEKNTANQDRNIGNMNKRQAKVVEDRKYREDEIIDAIESANKKFVAYDRKFEFSIHEKTKQIMVKVIDANTDEVVREIPPEKILDLVASIWEMSGIIVDEKI is encoded by the coding sequence ATGCAAATTGATAATGTTTCAACTATCAATTCAACTCAAAGATATACACCTATGATCGGTGAAAAAAACACTGCTAATCAAGATAGAAATATAGGAAATATGAATAAAAGACAAGCTAAGGTAGTTGAGGATAGAAAATACAGAGAAGATGAGATAATAGATGCAATTGAATCGGCTAATAAAAAGTTTGTCGCATATGATAGGAAATTTGAATTTTCTATTCATGAAAAGACTAAACAGATAATGGTGAAAGTAATAGATGCTAATACCGATGAAGTAGTTAGAGAAATACCTCCTGAAAAGATACTAGACTTAGTAGCATCTATTTGGGAAATGTCAGGGATTATAGTTGATGAAAAAATTTAA